Proteins encoded by one window of Chroococcidiopsis sp. TS-821:
- the rsfS gene encoding ribosome silencing factor, with the protein MTEYSPVNSQSQSRSTAASAVKSAQAESDISKELALTAAQAASDRKAGDIVVLRVADVSYMADYFVIATGYSHVQVRAIAQAIVDQIEQEWQRQPLRTEGKVDATWVLQDYGDVIVHVMMPKEREFYNLEAFWGHAERVEFTTADGA; encoded by the coding sequence ATGACAGAATATTCGCCAGTAAATTCACAATCGCAGTCTAGATCTACGGCAGCAAGTGCAGTCAAGTCAGCACAAGCAGAGAGCGATATTAGTAAGGAGTTAGCCCTTACTGCTGCCCAAGCAGCTTCGGATCGTAAAGCAGGCGACATTGTTGTGTTGCGAGTTGCAGATGTATCATACATGGCAGATTATTTTGTCATTGCAACAGGATACTCGCACGTCCAAGTCCGCGCGATCGCCCAAGCAATTGTCGATCAAATCGAACAAGAGTGGCAACGGCAACCGCTACGCACCGAAGGCAAAGTAGATGCAACTTGGGTGTTACAAGACTACGGCGATGTGATAGTTCACGTGATGATGCCTAAAGAACGCGAATTTTATAATTTAGAAGCGTTTTGGGGTCATGCAGAGCGAGTCGAGTTTACCACTGCCGATGGGGCTTAG
- a CDS encoding SDR family NAD(P)-dependent oxidoreductase, producing MELTRKLERTQFYIQSAASAQALAKEIGDDRCYLVQTELAVLNASQTLWQKAIAWRGQIDVLVNNAGIIQAACIDDELHL from the coding sequence GTGGAATTGACGCGCAAGCTGGAGCGTACGCAATTTTACATACAATCGGCAGCCTCAGCACAAGCGCTTGCCAAAGAAATCGGTGACGATCGCTGTTACTTAGTACAAACCGAGCTTGCTGTTCTCAATGCTAGTCAAACTTTATGGCAAAAAGCGATCGCCTGGCGCGGACAAATTGATGTGTTGGTAAACAACGCGGGAATTATTCAAGCAGCTTGTATCGATGACGAGCTTCATCTGTAA
- a CDS encoding CGLD27 family protein, which yields MMDFSVSDCPVPVEQQPLNEYEALKASNYYSTCNLEWRQYITKLAWVWGLSWIVAGPVAAASFSPQKHILQFMLCGAGLASIGVIFTVVRWYLGWSYVSNRLASPTIFYEESGWYDGQTWTKPQEVLARDRLIVSYEIKPIIQRLQQTLGVVALLLLLGELIWYFL from the coding sequence ATGATGGATTTTTCAGTGTCGGATTGTCCAGTCCCTGTAGAACAACAGCCACTCAACGAATACGAAGCACTTAAAGCATCAAACTACTATAGTACTTGCAATTTAGAATGGCGTCAGTATATTACTAAGCTAGCTTGGGTGTGGGGATTGTCCTGGATCGTTGCAGGACCAGTTGCCGCGGCAAGTTTTTCTCCGCAAAAGCATATTTTACAATTTATGCTCTGTGGTGCAGGATTAGCCAGCATTGGCGTAATATTTACAGTCGTGCGCTGGTATTTAGGATGGTCTTACGTTAGCAACCGCCTCGCAAGCCCGACAATTTTTTATGAAGAGTCCGGTTGGTATGACGGACAAACTTGGACAAAACCGCAAGAAGTTCTTGCGCGCGATCGCTTGATTGTGAGTTACGAAATCAAACCAATTATCCAACGGCTACAACAAACGCTGGGAGTTGTTGCCTTACTTCTACTATTAGGTGAATTAATTTGGTATTTTCTGTAA
- a CDS encoding SDR family oxidoreductase — translation MCGIIINIASRAAFRGDAPDYIHCAASKGGAIALTRSIARGFAADNILAFAIASDAVKTEKADTFIQEYGEAAVTRDISLGKIAPP, via the coding sequence GTGTGTGGAATAATTATCAATATTGCTAGTCGTGCAGCCTTTCGCGGTGACGCTCCAGACTATATTCACTGCGCTGCATCCAAAGGCGGTGCGATCGCTTTAACCCGCAGTATCGCGCGGGGATTTGCTGCTGATAACATTCTTGCTTTTGCAATTGCGTCTGATGCTGTTAAAACCGAGAAGGCAGACACATTTATTCAAGAGTACGGCGAAGCGGCTGTTACTCGCGACATTTCCTTGGGGAAAATTGCTCCACCATAA
- a CDS encoding asparaginase → MTRGKRTQAAELEVRLLREGIIESRHLVQAVVCDDRGRILSVAGNAETATFIRSALKPFQALGVTTTGTLERYNLTDRDLAIICSSHKGTIEQVRQVFNILWRADIDPSVLQCPIPEGKRSPLQYNCSGKHAGMLAVCQQRRWSLNNYLQRNHPVQQLIFGKIAELLRMPAEEFICAHDDCGAPTYLMQMGQIASLYAQLSSGNNLDMERIVRAMTHHPTMVAGEGEFDTELMRLTQGELVSKAGAEGIQCIGRIGEGMGLAIKVMDGAKRAKHAVAIYLLQQMGWISPSVAETLAERFMTLGKYKRLEVIGELSML, encoded by the coding sequence ATGACAAGGGGAAAACGAACTCAAGCCGCAGAACTCGAAGTAAGGTTACTGCGCGAAGGTATTATTGAATCGAGACATTTAGTCCAGGCTGTTGTATGTGACGACCGAGGGCGCATTTTGTCTGTTGCTGGAAACGCTGAAACTGCCACATTTATCCGTTCGGCACTCAAGCCGTTTCAAGCATTAGGTGTTACCACGACAGGGACACTCGAACGCTATAACTTAACAGACCGCGATTTAGCCATCATCTGTAGTTCGCATAAAGGCACAATTGAGCAAGTACGTCAAGTATTTAATATTCTGTGGCGTGCGGATATCGATCCTTCAGTTCTACAGTGTCCAATTCCTGAAGGCAAACGCAGTCCATTGCAGTACAACTGCTCAGGGAAACACGCCGGAATGCTAGCTGTGTGTCAGCAACGGCGTTGGTCGTTGAATAATTATTTGCAACGCAACCACCCTGTACAGCAACTGATTTTTGGGAAAATTGCCGAATTGCTGCGGATGCCAGCTGAAGAATTTATTTGCGCGCATGATGATTGCGGTGCCCCGACTTATTTGATGCAAATGGGACAAATTGCGTCGTTGTACGCGCAGCTGTCCTCAGGCAATAACTTAGATATGGAACGCATTGTGCGTGCTATGACGCATCATCCAACAATGGTGGCAGGGGAGGGCGAATTTGATACCGAATTGATGCGGTTAACGCAAGGAGAATTGGTGAGCAAAGCAGGTGCAGAAGGCATTCAGTGTATTGGTCGCATTGGTGAAGGTATGGGGTTAGCGATCAAAGTTATGGATGGAGCCAAGCGGGCTAAACACGCGGTTGCAATCTATCTACTACAGCAAATGGGTTGGATTAGTCCGAGTGTTGCCGAAACGCTTGCAGAAAGGTTTATGACACTAGGGAAATATAAGCGCCTCGAAGTGATTGGAGAGTTGTCTATGCTGTAG